The Apodemus sylvaticus chromosome 22, mApoSyl1.1, whole genome shotgun sequence genome includes a region encoding these proteins:
- the Zfand2a gene encoding AN1-type zinc finger protein 2A, giving the protein MEFPDLGKHCSEPTCKQLDFLPITCDACKQDFCKDHFSYSGHKCPFAFRKDVQVPVCPLCNAPIAVKRGEIPDVVVSEHMDRDCTSHPGRNRNKVFTHRCSKEGCRKKEMLQLACAQCHGNFCIQHRHPLDHNCQAGSSPASRGRTSTSRTAEQKPSGVSWLAQRLRRTVK; this is encoded by the exons ATGGAGTTTCCTGACTTGGGGAAGCACTGTTCAGAACCGACTTGCAAACAACTAG atttTCTGCCAATAACATGCGACGCCTGTAAACAAGATTTCTGTAAAGACCACTTTTCCTACTCGGGTCATAAGTGTCCCTTTGCATTCAGGAAG GatgtgcaggtgcctgtgtgTCCACTCTGCAATGCCCCCATCGCTGTGAAGAGAGGTGAGATCCCGGATGTGGTGGTCAGCGAGCACATGGACAGAGATTGCACCTCTCACCCTGGGAGGAACAGAAACAAG GTTTTCACACACCGCTGCTCCAAAGAGGGATGCAGGAAGAAGGAGATGCTGCAGCTGGCTTGTGCTCAGTGCCATGGCAACTTCTGCATCCAGCACAGGCATCCTCTGGATCACAACTGCCAAGCTGGGAGCAGCCCGGCCAGCAGAGGGAG GACTTCCACATCCAGAACTGCTGAGCAGAAGCCATCGGGAGTCAGTTGGCTGGCCCAGCGACTCAG GCGGACAGTGAAATGA